The proteins below are encoded in one region of Arthrobacter sp. CJ23:
- a CDS encoding septum formation family protein has translation MAEPSGTEVQDVTIIPCGASHDFEAYAAMKFDGGAYPGDDAVQTQSQDFCGTEFATFVGKAFDDSTLEITYLYPTRDSWKGGDREIMCLIGGAAGAKTTGTLKGTGL, from the coding sequence ATGGCAGAGCCCTCGGGCACCGAAGTCCAGGACGTGACCATCATCCCCTGCGGCGCGAGCCACGATTTCGAGGCCTACGCCGCCATGAAGTTCGACGGCGGGGCCTACCCGGGCGACGACGCCGTCCAAACCCAATCGCAGGACTTCTGTGGAACCGAGTTCGCCACCTTTGTGGGCAAAGCCTTCGATGACTCCACCCTGGAGATCACCTACCTCTACCCGACGCGGGACAGCTGGAAGGGTGGCGACCGCGAGATCATGTGCCTGATCGGCGGTGCCGCCGGCGCGAAGACCACCGGCACGCTCAAGGGAACCGGGCTCTAG
- a CDS encoding ExeM/NucH family extracellular endonuclease produces MKLLIGTALSAGLIAAPLAAVPALAADETATGTSPVVISEAYLSGGSAGAAYKNKFVELYNSSDSPVDLAGWSVQYRPATGTGAPSGVTPLTGSIPAKGHYLVQGATNSATSTAPALPKADVEAPGTLNPSGTAGTIVLARQSTALNPLPAGSVVGNPAVADLLGYGTSNTFETAAATAPAGNTDVKSLNRSNGSDTDSNAADFSLSASITPTAAGGGTTPPEPGGTKTIAEIQGTGAASPLVGATVTTRGKVTAVYAAGGLNGYYVQTPGSGGDAEQAARTASDALFIYSPATAATVQAGDYLELSGVVSEFANQTQLTVEAAGLTKLADAVPEVKATAFTLPAAEATRESHEGMLLAPQGAFTVTDNYSLNQYGEIGLAAGTSPLVQPTAVATYGSAEYAATVADNALRAIKLDDGASTNFLKDAATKAQALPYLTSSDPVRVGSPVQFRSNVVLGYGNNAWKFQPLAQLTAANAESVQPASFTASRPQAPANVGGTLKIASFNVLNYFPTTGDQLTGCNFYYDRDGNPITVKDGCNARGAANAENFLRQQAKIVAAITKSGADVVSLEEIENSAQFGKNRDDALSKLVDALNMATPEVWDYARTPANAPPLSDEDMIRTAFIYKKAAAEPVGESIIHNDTTAFASARKPLAQVFKPVGADDDKKFIAIVNHFKSKGSAATLDDTDKGQGASNVARTQQAQSLLAFSNDLQASKGTDKVFLIGDFNAYSKEDPINVLTGAGYTDLEAGTGKHSYLFGGLVGSLDHILASPAAKAVVTGTDIWNINSVESVALEYSRYNNNVSNYYAPDEFRASDHDPVIVGLDLPAGPVTPASVDLQFLGINDFHGRIDANTVLFAGTVEKLRAAAAPGATAFISAGDNIGASLFASSVAKDQPTIDVLNALELRASAVGNHEFDGGWTDLRDRVIAGGSNAKFPILGANVYQKGTTTPVLPEYTVLELNGIRVAVIGTVTQEVPSLVTPAGITELEFGDPVTAINRVAATIKAGNLADVIIAETHDGAASGTPEGSTLEQEVAAGGPFARLVRETSPDVAAIFTGHTHKEYAWAAPVLDANGQPTGKTRPIVQTGNYGENVGTVTLTVDTASKAVTAHKAAIVDRTTDSADSLVTAYPRVATVKGIVDKAVAAAAVIGNQQVGTVTGDITTAFTPDPAGGAPKRDDRASESTLGNLVADSLVDTLKAPDLGAAEIGVVNPGGLRNELYYAPDGTITYAEANAVLPFVNSLWTTSLTGAQFKTLLEQQWQSNPDGTVPSRPYQQLGLSKNVNYTYDAALPAGERITGIWVGGAPIDPAKQYRIGTFSFLATGGDNFRIFKEGSNTKDTGLVDRDAWIKFLKEHQPVSPDFARRSVAVVNSTAAEVNAGEAIALAVSKLNLTSIGSPANTSLDAVFVDAKGAAVALGSVPVTAGAATVDLKVPAAAAVGTGTLVLTAVGSGTVVKALVKVADSGPVPPQCTPPVKPAKWYDIAGWLRYAIAWLEYQKCLRG; encoded by the coding sequence ATGAAATTGCTCATCGGCACTGCCCTGTCAGCGGGGCTCATCGCGGCACCACTGGCCGCAGTCCCGGCCTTGGCCGCAGACGAGACGGCCACGGGGACATCCCCGGTGGTCATCAGCGAGGCCTACCTCAGCGGCGGAAGCGCAGGAGCCGCCTACAAGAACAAGTTCGTGGAGCTGTACAACAGTTCCGACTCCCCCGTGGACCTCGCCGGCTGGTCCGTTCAGTACCGCCCGGCCACCGGCACGGGAGCCCCCAGCGGAGTCACCCCGCTGACCGGCAGCATCCCGGCCAAGGGCCACTACCTGGTCCAAGGGGCAACGAACAGCGCAACGTCCACGGCACCGGCCCTGCCAAAGGCCGATGTGGAAGCACCCGGAACCCTGAACCCCAGTGGAACCGCCGGAACCATCGTCCTGGCCAGGCAGAGCACCGCCCTCAACCCGCTGCCCGCAGGCTCCGTGGTGGGCAACCCCGCCGTCGCCGATCTGCTGGGCTACGGCACGTCCAACACCTTTGAAACGGCAGCCGCTACGGCTCCTGCCGGCAACACGGACGTCAAGAGCCTCAACCGGAGCAACGGCAGCGACACCGACTCCAACGCCGCCGACTTCAGCCTCAGTGCCAGCATCACGCCCACCGCGGCGGGCGGCGGAACTACGCCGCCTGAGCCCGGCGGCACGAAAACCATCGCCGAAATCCAGGGCACCGGGGCGGCCAGCCCGCTGGTCGGCGCCACCGTGACCACCCGCGGCAAGGTCACCGCCGTGTACGCAGCCGGCGGCCTCAACGGCTACTACGTCCAGACCCCCGGCAGTGGAGGGGACGCCGAGCAGGCGGCCAGGACGGCGTCGGACGCTCTGTTCATCTACTCGCCGGCAACCGCCGCCACCGTCCAGGCCGGAGACTACCTCGAACTCAGCGGCGTGGTGAGCGAATTCGCGAACCAGACGCAACTGACCGTCGAGGCGGCCGGGCTCACCAAGCTCGCCGACGCGGTGCCGGAAGTCAAGGCCACCGCCTTCACGCTCCCGGCCGCTGAAGCCACCCGCGAAAGCCACGAGGGCATGCTCCTGGCACCGCAGGGCGCCTTCACCGTGACGGACAACTACTCACTCAACCAGTACGGCGAGATCGGCCTGGCGGCCGGAACCTCGCCGCTTGTCCAGCCGACGGCGGTGGCCACGTACGGCTCGGCCGAGTACGCCGCGACGGTTGCGGACAATGCGCTGCGCGCCATCAAGCTCGACGACGGCGCCTCCACCAATTTCCTCAAGGACGCCGCCACCAAGGCCCAGGCGCTCCCCTACCTGACTTCGTCGGACCCTGTCCGGGTGGGCTCGCCGGTCCAGTTCCGCAGCAACGTGGTCCTGGGCTACGGCAACAACGCCTGGAAGTTCCAGCCCCTGGCCCAGCTCACCGCGGCCAATGCGGAGTCCGTCCAGCCGGCCAGCTTCACCGCCAGCCGTCCGCAGGCTCCGGCCAACGTCGGCGGAACCTTGAAGATCGCGTCCTTCAACGTGCTGAACTACTTCCCCACCACCGGCGACCAGCTCACCGGCTGCAATTTCTACTATGACCGCGACGGCAACCCCATCACCGTCAAGGACGGCTGCAACGCCCGCGGTGCCGCGAACGCCGAGAACTTCCTCCGCCAGCAGGCCAAGATCGTCGCCGCCATCACCAAGTCCGGCGCCGACGTGGTGTCCCTCGAGGAGATCGAAAACTCCGCACAGTTCGGCAAGAACCGCGACGACGCCTTGTCCAAGCTGGTGGACGCACTCAACATGGCAACGCCGGAGGTGTGGGACTACGCCCGCACGCCCGCCAACGCTCCCCCGCTCAGCGATGAGGACATGATCCGCACCGCGTTCATCTACAAGAAGGCCGCGGCTGAGCCGGTGGGCGAATCCATCATCCACAACGACACCACCGCCTTCGCCAGTGCCCGCAAGCCGCTGGCCCAGGTGTTCAAGCCGGTGGGCGCCGACGATGACAAGAAGTTCATCGCGATCGTGAACCACTTCAAGTCCAAGGGCTCCGCGGCCACCCTGGATGATACGGACAAGGGCCAGGGCGCGTCCAACGTCGCCCGCACGCAGCAGGCCCAGTCGCTGCTGGCATTCTCCAACGACCTGCAGGCGTCCAAGGGCACGGACAAGGTATTCCTGATCGGCGACTTCAACGCCTACAGCAAGGAAGACCCCATCAACGTCCTGACCGGGGCCGGTTACACCGACCTTGAGGCGGGCACGGGCAAGCATTCCTACCTGTTCGGCGGCCTGGTGGGCTCCCTGGACCACATCCTGGCCTCCCCGGCAGCCAAGGCGGTGGTCACCGGAACCGACATCTGGAACATCAACTCCGTGGAGTCCGTTGCCCTGGAGTACAGCCGGTATAACAACAATGTGAGCAACTACTACGCCCCGGACGAGTTCCGGGCGAGTGACCACGATCCCGTGATCGTGGGCTTGGACCTCCCGGCCGGCCCGGTCACCCCTGCCAGCGTTGACCTGCAGTTCCTGGGCATCAACGATTTCCACGGCCGGATCGACGCCAACACGGTCCTCTTCGCAGGCACCGTGGAGAAGCTGCGTGCCGCTGCCGCACCGGGGGCCACGGCCTTCATCTCGGCCGGCGACAACATCGGGGCCTCCCTGTTCGCCTCCTCCGTGGCCAAGGACCAGCCGACCATCGACGTCCTGAACGCCCTGGAGCTGCGGGCCTCCGCGGTGGGCAACCACGAGTTCGACGGCGGCTGGACGGATCTGCGCGACCGCGTCATCGCGGGCGGCAGCAACGCGAAGTTCCCTATCCTGGGCGCCAACGTCTACCAGAAGGGCACCACCACCCCGGTGCTGCCCGAATACACGGTGCTGGAGCTGAACGGCATCCGTGTGGCCGTCATCGGGACCGTGACCCAGGAAGTGCCGTCCCTGGTCACCCCGGCCGGCATCACGGAGCTCGAATTCGGTGACCCGGTGACGGCCATCAACCGCGTGGCCGCCACCATCAAGGCCGGGAACCTCGCCGATGTGATCATCGCCGAAACCCACGACGGCGCCGCCTCAGGCACGCCCGAGGGCTCCACCCTGGAACAGGAAGTCGCCGCAGGCGGGCCGTTCGCCAGGCTCGTGCGGGAAACCAGCCCGGACGTCGCCGCGATCTTCACCGGCCACACCCACAAGGAATACGCCTGGGCGGCCCCGGTGCTGGACGCCAACGGGCAGCCTACCGGCAAGACCCGCCCGATTGTCCAGACCGGCAACTACGGCGAAAACGTGGGCACGGTGACCCTGACCGTGGACACGGCGAGCAAGGCCGTGACGGCCCACAAAGCCGCCATCGTCGACCGGACCACGGACTCCGCCGACAGCCTGGTGACCGCCTATCCGCGCGTCGCCACGGTCAAGGGGATCGTGGACAAGGCCGTGGCCGCGGCGGCCGTCATCGGCAACCAGCAGGTGGGCACGGTCACCGGCGATATCACCACAGCCTTCACGCCCGACCCTGCCGGCGGCGCCCCCAAGCGCGACGACCGCGCGAGCGAATCCACGCTGGGCAACCTGGTGGCGGACTCCCTGGTGGACACGCTCAAGGCTCCGGACCTGGGTGCGGCCGAAATCGGCGTCGTGAACCCCGGCGGCCTGCGCAACGAGCTCTACTACGCGCCGGACGGGACCATCACGTATGCCGAGGCCAATGCGGTGCTGCCGTTCGTGAACAGCCTGTGGACCACGTCCCTCACCGGGGCGCAGTTCAAGACCCTGCTGGAGCAGCAATGGCAGAGCAATCCGGACGGCACGGTGCCCAGCCGCCCGTACCAGCAGCTGGGCCTGTCCAAGAACGTGAACTACACGTACGACGCCGCCCTCCCGGCGGGCGAGCGCATCACCGGCATCTGGGTGGGCGGGGCGCCGATCGACCCGGCCAAGCAGTACCGGATCGGCACGTTCAGCTTCCTGGCCACCGGCGGTGACAACTTCCGGATCTTCAAGGAAGGCAGCAACACCAAGGACACCGGGCTGGTGGACCGCGATGCCTGGATCAAGTTCCTGAAGGAGCACCAGCCGGTTTCGCCGGACTTCGCCCGCCGCTCCGTGGCCGTGGTGAACTCCACCGCCGCCGAGGTGAATGCCGGAGAAGCCATCGCCCTGGCCGTCTCCAAGCTGAACCTGACATCGATCGGCAGCCCGGCCAACACCTCCCTGGACGCCGTGTTTGTCGACGCCAAGGGCGCGGCGGTGGCCCTCGGTTCCGTGCCGGTCACGGCCGGTGCTGCCACCGTGGACCTCAAGGTCCCCGCCGCTGCGGCCGTCGGCACCGGCACCCTGGTGCTGACCGCCGTCGGGTCCGGAACCGTGGTCAAGGCCCTGGTGAAGGTTGCCGACAGCGGGCCGGTCCCGCCGCAGTGCACGCCGCCGGTCAAACCGGCCAAGTGGTACGACATCGCAGGCTGGCTCCGGTACGCGATCGCGTGGCTGGAGTACCAGAAGTGCCTTAGGGGCTAG
- a CDS encoding FAD/NAD(P)-binding domain-containing protein, which yields MGKSQNIRVALIGAGPRGTSVLERLLANWAAGAARSGDAPATPGRSLHIDVVDPYPAGAGHVWQPGQSRLYLMNTQSFYPTLIPEEPGLAPPLAGSSFDQWRAARRQDGGGLYGAGPDRKGLSDAERAELAGLESDSFPSRALYGRYLRWTLAELLERLPDGVTVTFHETSATAARPTTGGFDVELAGGGSLAVDSLVLALGHIESKLNPEQRAFKDAAGELGLLYVPPAAPADVDWEQVPDQETVLVRGMGLNFFDVMGQLTEGRGGVFVKAGGSGGVLEYRPSGREPRIVAASRRGTPYRAKAGLDGYYARSVTLRYLTESAVARFRAAGIQPGFDHDLWPLLHRDALWAYYATLARSEPVAVSDAEEFLAALDDALRPHAHAAGRWEAVVAGLVDRHVVASRRLHLPGLAAPLAGRSFDSRTDLDDAVTAYLDDDARRSALGEADPVKMAIGALHTGRAILKTAVADGGITDESWVAELRGWFESFVEGLASGPPALRSEQLAALARAGVVSFVGPDPKFSVDRGAGVFRAVSPWVHDAPVEARTLIEAMSPANRVAVNVSPLLRRLFADGLVRAKVMMGAEGSPVLTSGLDVEPHPYRPVGANGSVTEGIYVLGLQLSAAQWGTAIAAEARPAEGQAYASGQRTLRDADDIARSILGL from the coding sequence GTGGGCAAATCGCAGAACATCCGTGTGGCTTTGATCGGGGCAGGCCCCCGCGGCACCAGCGTGCTGGAGCGTTTGCTCGCCAACTGGGCCGCCGGCGCCGCCCGGTCCGGGGACGCTCCGGCCACCCCCGGACGCTCGCTGCACATCGACGTCGTGGACCCCTACCCGGCCGGTGCCGGGCATGTCTGGCAGCCCGGCCAGTCGCGGCTGTACCTGATGAACACGCAGTCCTTCTACCCCACGCTGATCCCCGAGGAACCGGGGCTTGCGCCGCCGCTGGCCGGCAGTTCCTTTGACCAGTGGCGGGCCGCCCGCCGGCAGGACGGCGGCGGGTTGTACGGCGCCGGGCCGGACCGAAAAGGGCTGAGCGATGCGGAGCGTGCCGAGCTGGCCGGCCTGGAGTCGGACAGCTTCCCCAGCCGCGCGCTGTACGGGCGCTACCTGCGGTGGACGCTGGCAGAACTGCTGGAGCGGCTGCCCGACGGCGTCACGGTCACCTTCCACGAAACCAGCGCGACGGCCGCCCGGCCCACCACGGGAGGCTTCGACGTCGAACTCGCCGGCGGCGGCAGCCTCGCCGTCGATTCGCTGGTCCTCGCCCTCGGGCACATCGAATCCAAACTGAACCCCGAGCAGCGCGCCTTCAAGGACGCGGCCGGGGAACTCGGCCTGCTTTACGTCCCGCCCGCCGCGCCGGCCGACGTCGACTGGGAACAGGTGCCGGACCAGGAAACCGTGCTGGTCCGCGGCATGGGCCTGAACTTCTTCGACGTCATGGGCCAGCTGACCGAGGGCCGCGGCGGCGTGTTCGTCAAGGCCGGCGGATCCGGCGGGGTGCTCGAATACCGGCCCTCGGGCCGGGAACCGCGGATCGTCGCCGCGTCCCGGAGAGGCACGCCATACCGTGCCAAGGCGGGGCTGGACGGGTACTACGCCCGGAGCGTCACGCTGCGATACCTCACGGAGTCCGCCGTCGCGCGCTTCAGGGCGGCGGGCATCCAGCCAGGCTTCGACCATGACCTCTGGCCGCTCCTGCACCGGGACGCCCTGTGGGCATACTACGCCACCCTGGCCCGCTCGGAACCGGTCGCGGTGAGCGACGCGGAGGAGTTCCTCGCGGCCCTGGATGATGCCCTGCGGCCGCATGCCCACGCGGCCGGGCGCTGGGAAGCCGTGGTGGCCGGCCTGGTGGACAGGCACGTTGTCGCGTCCCGGCGGCTGCATCTGCCGGGGCTTGCCGCACCGTTGGCCGGGCGTTCGTTCGACTCCCGGACGGACCTCGACGACGCCGTCACCGCCTACTTGGACGACGACGCCCGGCGCTCGGCGCTGGGCGAGGCGGACCCGGTCAAGATGGCGATCGGGGCGCTGCATACGGGACGTGCGATCCTCAAGACGGCAGTGGCCGACGGCGGCATCACCGATGAGTCATGGGTGGCCGAACTGCGCGGCTGGTTCGAGTCGTTCGTCGAGGGGCTGGCCAGCGGGCCGCCCGCCCTGCGTTCCGAGCAGTTGGCCGCCCTGGCGAGGGCCGGCGTCGTGAGCTTCGTGGGACCGGACCCCAAATTCAGCGTGGACCGGGGTGCGGGGGTGTTCCGCGCGGTCTCGCCGTGGGTCCACGACGCACCCGTGGAAGCCCGGACCCTCATCGAGGCGATGTCGCCGGCCAACCGGGTGGCCGTCAACGTCTCGCCGCTCCTCCGGCGGCTGTTCGCCGACGGCCTGGTCCGGGCGAAGGTCATGATGGGGGCCGAGGGCAGCCCCGTGCTGACCTCGGGCCTGGACGTGGAACCGCACCCATACCGTCCGGTGGGCGCCAACGGCTCGGTGACGGAAGGCATCTACGTGCTCGGCCTGCAGCTGTCCGCCGCCCAGTGGGGGACGGCCATCGCCGCCGAAGCCCGGCCGGCAGAGGGCCAGGCGTACGCCAGCGGCCAGCGGACCCTGCGCGACGCCGATGACATCGCGCGGAGCATTCTCGGCCTGTAG
- a CDS encoding PadR family transcriptional regulator: protein MSIRHSILALLQEQPRYGYQLRVEFESRTGAVWPLNIGQVYTTLDRLERDGLVSNDGDDGGGHVVYSLTEAGHADVRAWFADAAERGNPPRHELAIKLALAVTLPGMDVPAIIQAQREVSMKALKDHTQGRKDAAANQRPADTARLLVLDSLIFQAEAEVRWLDLCEARLGQLALATAADNGGRTTSNGAGGE, encoded by the coding sequence ATGAGCATCCGGCACAGCATCCTGGCACTGTTGCAGGAACAGCCCAGATACGGCTATCAGCTGCGCGTAGAGTTTGAGAGCCGCACCGGGGCCGTCTGGCCGCTGAACATCGGCCAGGTCTATACCACCCTGGACCGGCTGGAGCGGGACGGCCTGGTCAGCAACGACGGCGACGACGGCGGCGGGCACGTCGTTTACAGCCTCACCGAGGCGGGCCACGCCGATGTTCGGGCCTGGTTTGCCGACGCCGCGGAGCGCGGCAATCCGCCGCGGCACGAGCTGGCGATCAAACTGGCCCTGGCTGTGACGCTGCCGGGCATGGACGTCCCGGCCATCATCCAGGCCCAGCGCGAGGTCAGCATGAAGGCGCTCAAGGATCATACGCAGGGCCGGAAGGACGCGGCCGCCAACCAGCGGCCGGCGGACACCGCCCGGCTGCTCGTGCTGGATTCCCTGATCTTCCAGGCCGAAGCCGAAGTCCGCTGGCTGGACCTCTGCGAGGCGCGGCTGGGCCAGCTTGCCCTGGCCACCGCGGCGGACAACGGCGGACGGACAACCAGCAACGGGGCCGGGGGAGAATAA
- a CDS encoding VOC family protein: MPTPDITPGAPCWIDLMTSDTEKAKTFYSALFGWTYETGDQEKYGGYITASKNGQMVAGIMQKQEDMAQMPDVWSTYLRTDDIKATTAAATANGGQVYMEPMEVPEQGSMAMYGDPSGAAIGAWQFGEMKGYELAAESGAPAWHELLSKDFAAAVGFYENVFAWETSVVGDTDEFRYSTLGAGDDAKAGIMDASGFLPEEVPSHWGVYFAVDKVDDTVEQALALGATVMQPAEDTPFGRLATLTDPTGATFKLAEDLKQAG, encoded by the coding sequence ATGCCAACGCCTGACATCACTCCCGGCGCACCCTGCTGGATCGACCTGATGACCTCGGACACCGAAAAGGCCAAGACGTTCTACAGCGCCCTCTTCGGCTGGACATATGAGACCGGCGACCAGGAAAAGTACGGTGGCTACATCACGGCGTCGAAGAACGGCCAGATGGTGGCCGGGATCATGCAGAAGCAGGAAGACATGGCCCAGATGCCGGACGTCTGGTCCACGTACCTGCGCACGGATGACATCAAGGCCACCACCGCGGCCGCCACCGCCAATGGCGGGCAGGTCTACATGGAACCCATGGAAGTCCCGGAACAGGGCAGCATGGCCATGTACGGCGACCCGTCCGGAGCGGCCATCGGCGCCTGGCAGTTCGGCGAGATGAAAGGCTACGAGCTCGCCGCTGAATCGGGAGCCCCGGCCTGGCACGAACTGCTGTCCAAGGACTTTGCCGCGGCTGTGGGCTTTTACGAGAACGTCTTCGCCTGGGAGACATCAGTGGTGGGCGACACCGACGAATTCCGCTATTCCACGCTCGGTGCCGGGGACGACGCCAAGGCCGGCATCATGGACGCCTCAGGCTTCCTGCCGGAGGAGGTTCCGTCCCATTGGGGCGTTTACTTCGCGGTGGACAAGGTGGACGACACCGTTGAGCAGGCACTCGCACTCGGTGCCACGGTCATGCAGCCGGCCGAGGACACCCCGTTCGGCCGCCTCGCAACCCTCACCGACCCGACGGGCGCCACGTTCAAGCTGGCCGAGGACCTGAAGCAGGCAGGCTAG
- the cycA gene encoding D-serine/D-alanine/glycine transporter, which produces MTIQRPPSTTAEAPHLERQLSNRHIQLIAIGGAIGTGLFMGSGKTISAAGPSVIFVYMIIGFMLFFVMRAMGELLLSNLNYKSFSDFAADLLGPWAGFFTGWTYWFCWVITGIADVIAIAGYSQELWPALPLWIPGLVTIAILLLLNLTTVKAFGETEFWFALIKIIAIAALIVVGLFMIFSGFQSDAGPASFTNLWSHGGFFPNEFMGFVAGFQIAVFAFVGIELVGTTAAEAKDPEKNLPKAINSIPIRVLLFYVGALIILMSVTPWTQFAAGHSPFIAMFSLAGLGAAATIVNLVVLSSAMSSANSGIYSTSRMVYGLAQEGDAPSVFSKLSRRKVPQNALFLSCVLLLSGVVLMYAGQDIGKAFDMVTTVSAVCFVFVWSIILASYLAFRKRRPQLHDGSKFKMPGGIPMVWAVFAFFAFVLWTLTTQPDTLTALLVTPVWFVVLGIAWFILRRRPAHLARYAAFQAELVQESGRAQEPEPAQK; this is translated from the coding sequence ATGACGATTCAGCGCCCACCATCCACCACCGCGGAAGCGCCGCACCTCGAGCGGCAGCTCAGCAACCGGCACATCCAGCTCATCGCGATCGGCGGCGCCATCGGCACCGGCCTGTTCATGGGCTCCGGCAAGACCATCTCGGCGGCAGGGCCCTCCGTCATCTTCGTCTACATGATCATCGGCTTCATGCTGTTCTTCGTCATGCGGGCCATGGGCGAGCTGCTCCTGAGCAACCTGAACTACAAATCCTTCAGCGACTTCGCCGCGGACCTGCTGGGCCCGTGGGCCGGCTTCTTCACCGGCTGGACGTACTGGTTCTGCTGGGTGATCACCGGAATCGCGGACGTCATTGCCATCGCGGGCTACTCGCAGGAACTGTGGCCCGCCCTCCCGCTGTGGATCCCCGGCCTGGTCACCATAGCCATCCTGCTGCTCCTGAACCTCACCACGGTCAAGGCCTTCGGCGAGACCGAGTTCTGGTTTGCCCTGATCAAGATCATCGCCATTGCGGCACTGATCGTGGTGGGCCTGTTCATGATCTTCAGCGGTTTCCAGTCCGACGCCGGACCGGCAAGCTTCACCAATCTGTGGAGCCACGGCGGCTTCTTCCCGAACGAGTTCATGGGCTTCGTGGCAGGTTTCCAGATTGCCGTGTTCGCCTTTGTGGGCATTGAACTGGTGGGCACCACGGCCGCCGAGGCCAAGGACCCGGAGAAGAACCTGCCCAAGGCCATCAACTCCATCCCCATCCGCGTGCTGCTCTTCTATGTGGGCGCCCTCATCATCCTGATGTCCGTCACGCCCTGGACCCAGTTCGCAGCCGGGCACAGCCCCTTCATCGCCATGTTCTCCTTGGCAGGCCTGGGCGCCGCAGCCACCATCGTCAACCTGGTGGTCCTCAGCTCGGCCATGTCCTCGGCCAACTCCGGCATCTACTCCACCTCGCGCATGGTCTACGGCCTGGCGCAGGAGGGCGACGCCCCGTCGGTGTTCAGCAAGCTCTCCCGCCGCAAGGTGCCGCAGAACGCCCTGTTCCTGTCCTGCGTGCTGCTGCTCTCCGGCGTGGTGCTCATGTACGCGGGCCAGGACATCGGCAAAGCCTTCGACATGGTCACCACCGTGTCCGCCGTCTGCTTCGTCTTCGTCTGGTCGATCATCCTGGCCAGCTACCTGGCCTTCCGCAAGCGCCGCCCGCAGCTGCATGACGGGTCCAAGTTCAAGATGCCGGGCGGCATCCCGATGGTCTGGGCGGTGTTCGCCTTCTTCGCCTTCGTGCTGTGGACCCTGACCACGCAGCCGGACACGCTGACGGCCCTGCTGGTCACCCCGGTCTGGTTCGTGGTGCTCGGCATCGCCTGGTTCATCCTGCGCCGCCGGCCCGCACACCTCGCCCGCTACGCAGCGTTCCAGGCCGAGCTGGTGCAGGAATCCGGCCGGGCACAGGAACCGGAGCCGGCGCAGAAGTAA
- a CDS encoding NAD(P)H-quinone oxidoreductase, with translation MKAVYISTPGGPEVLEIREVPAPVPGPGEVLIDVVAAGLNRADVQQRRGHYPPPPGASDIPGLEVSGRIAAFGPGVTKAFSLGDKVVALLAGGGYAQQVAVSAEQVLRLPEGIDLVTAASLPEVAATVYSNLIMTAQLQAGETVLIHGATGGIGTMAIQLAKAFGATVATTAGSDEKVGTAKAFLGADIAINYAVEDFPESLKAQNGGKGADVILDVVGAKYLRQNVEALADYGRLVVIGLQGGAKGELDLGQLLSKRAAIIGTALRPRPVEEKGVIMNAVREVVWPMLSDGRIKPLVAKSFPLEQVRQAHEYFDSGEHVGKVLLLL, from the coding sequence ATGAAAGCCGTCTACATCTCCACCCCGGGCGGGCCCGAAGTCCTCGAGATCCGCGAGGTCCCCGCTCCGGTGCCGGGACCGGGCGAGGTGCTGATCGACGTCGTCGCTGCCGGCCTCAACCGGGCGGATGTCCAGCAGCGCAGGGGCCACTACCCGCCGCCCCCCGGAGCCTCCGACATTCCGGGACTGGAAGTTTCCGGCCGCATCGCGGCCTTCGGCCCCGGTGTCACCAAGGCGTTCTCGCTCGGGGACAAGGTTGTGGCGCTGCTCGCGGGCGGGGGCTACGCCCAGCAGGTGGCCGTCTCCGCCGAGCAGGTCCTGCGGCTTCCCGAGGGCATCGACCTGGTTACCGCCGCCTCGTTGCCCGAGGTCGCGGCCACGGTCTACTCGAACCTGATCATGACCGCGCAGCTGCAGGCGGGTGAGACGGTCCTGATCCACGGCGCCACGGGCGGCATCGGAACCATGGCGATCCAGCTGGCCAAGGCGTTTGGCGCCACGGTGGCCACCACCGCCGGCAGTGACGAGAAAGTCGGCACCGCCAAGGCCTTCCTCGGTGCGGACATCGCCATCAACTACGCCGTGGAGGACTTTCCGGAAAGCCTTAAGGCACAAAACGGGGGCAAAGGCGCGGACGTGATCCTCGACGTCGTCGGCGCCAAATACCTTCGGCAGAACGTCGAAGCCCTGGCCGACTACGGCCGTCTGGTGGTCATCGGCCTGCAGGGCGGCGCCAAGGGCGAGCTCGACCTCGGCCAGTTGCTCAGCAAGCGCGCGGCGATCATCGGCACCGCCCTGCGGCCGCGCCCCGTGGAGGAAAAGGGCGTCATCATGAATGCTGTACGTGAGGTCGTCTGGCCGATGCTCAGCGATGGCCGGATCAAGCCGCTCGTGGCGAAATCGTTCCCGCTGGAGCAAGTCCGGCAGGCCCATGAGTACTTCGATTCCGGCGAGCACGTGGGCAAGGTCCTGCTGCTCCTCTGA